In a single window of the Pseudomonas sp. B21-015 genome:
- a CDS encoding DUF721 domain-containing protein, which translates to MAFRPLTARAPAVLLREAKPLKAIFGHAQRLGHLQRLVESQLQPAAREHCHVASWREGSLLLIVTDGHWATRLRYQQKRLQRQLQLFDEFASLTRILFKVQPPTVQQGAVGHTMDLSTDAAATIQATADGITDPNLRAALERLAAHAKPKA; encoded by the coding sequence ATGGCATTTCGCCCTCTCACGGCCAGAGCACCCGCCGTTCTGCTTCGCGAAGCCAAACCGCTGAAAGCCATCTTCGGCCACGCTCAACGCCTGGGTCATTTACAACGCCTGGTGGAAAGCCAGCTGCAGCCGGCTGCCCGCGAGCATTGCCATGTGGCATCGTGGCGTGAAGGCAGTTTATTGCTGATTGTCACCGATGGGCACTGGGCCACTCGCCTGCGTTATCAGCAAAAGCGTCTGCAACGACAGTTACAGCTGTTCGACGAATTCGCCAGCCTGACGCGGATTCTGTTCAAGGTGCAGCCGCCCACGGTTCAGCAAGGGGCGGTGGGACATACCATGGATTTGTCGACGGACGCGGCGGCGACCATTCAGGCGACGGCCGACGGGATTACCGACCCAAATCTGCGGGCGGCCCTCGAACGCCTGGCGGCGCACGCCAAACCCAAGGCATGA
- the secA gene encoding preprotein translocase subunit SecA, which translates to MFAPLLKKLFGSKNEREVKRMLKTVQLVNAFEEQMVALSDDQLRAKTDEFKARIAKGETLDKLLPEAFAVAREAGKRVMGMRHFDVQLIGGMTLHEGMIAEMRTGEGKTLVATLGVYLNALSGKGVHVVTVNDYLARRDANWMRPLYEFLGMTVGVVTPFQPPEEKRAAYAADITYGTNNEFGFDYLRDNMAFSMEEKFQRELNFAVIDEVDSILIDEARTPLIISGQAEDSSKLYIEINKLIPQLQLHVEEVEGEVTKAGHYTVDEKTRQVELNEAGHQFIEDMLTRVGLLAEGESLYSAHNLGLLTHVYAGLRAHKLFNRNVEYIVQDGQVVLVDEHTGRTMPGRRLSEGLHQAIEAKENLNIQAESQTLASTTFQNYFRLYNKLSGMTGTADTEAFEFHQIYGLQVMVIPPNKPLARKDYNDLVFLTADEKYAAIINDIKECMTQGRPVLVGTATIETSEHMSGLLQKEGIEHKVLNAKFHEKEAEIIAQAGRPGALTIATNMAGRGTDILLGGNWEVEVATLENPTPEQIAQIKADWQKRHQQVLESGGLQVIASERHESRRIDNQLRGRAGRQGDAGSSRFYLSLEDSLMRIFASDRVKNFMKALGMQSGEAIEHRMVTNAIEKAQRKVEGRNFDIRKQLLEFDDVNNEQRKVIYHMRNSLLAADNIGETIADFRQDVLNATVSAHIPPQSLPEQWDVAGLEAALQSDFGVALPIQQWLDEDDHLYEETLREKLLNELIAAYNEKEDQAGAEALRSFEKQIVLRVLDDLWKDHLSTMDHLRHGIHLRGYAQKNPKQEYKRESFTLFSELLDSIKRDSIRVLSHVQVRREDPIEEEARLRQEAEALAARMQFQHDEAPGLEQPEVLGEEVDVALATAPVRNEQKLGRNELCYCGSGKKFKHCHGQIQ; encoded by the coding sequence ATGTTTGCGCCTTTGTTAAAGAAACTTTTTGGAAGCAAGAACGAGCGTGAAGTCAAACGCATGCTCAAGACGGTGCAACTCGTCAATGCCTTCGAAGAGCAAATGGTGGCCCTTTCGGACGATCAATTGCGTGCCAAGACAGACGAGTTCAAGGCCCGCATCGCCAAAGGGGAAACCCTCGACAAGCTGCTGCCAGAAGCCTTTGCGGTCGCCCGCGAAGCCGGTAAGCGCGTCATGGGTATGCGCCACTTCGATGTCCAGCTGATCGGCGGCATGACCTTGCATGAAGGCATGATCGCGGAAATGCGTACCGGTGAAGGCAAGACCCTGGTGGCAACACTGGGCGTTTACCTCAATGCGCTGTCCGGCAAGGGCGTGCATGTTGTGACGGTGAACGACTACCTGGCCCGCCGTGACGCCAACTGGATGCGTCCGCTCTACGAATTCCTCGGCATGACGGTCGGCGTGGTCACGCCGTTCCAGCCGCCGGAAGAGAAACGCGCCGCTTACGCCGCCGACATCACCTACGGCACCAACAACGAATTCGGTTTCGACTACCTGCGCGACAACATGGCGTTCAGCATGGAAGAAAAATTCCAGCGCGAACTCAATTTTGCCGTGATCGACGAAGTCGACTCCATCCTCATCGACGAAGCCCGCACCCCGCTGATCATCTCCGGTCAGGCCGAGGACAGCTCCAAGCTGTACATCGAGATCAACAAACTGATCCCGCAGCTGCAATTGCACGTCGAAGAAGTCGAAGGCGAAGTCACCAAGGCCGGCCACTACACCGTCGATGAGAAGACCCGTCAGGTCGAGCTCAACGAAGCCGGTCACCAGTTCATCGAAGACATGCTCACCCGCGTCGGCCTGCTGGCTGAAGGCGAGAGCCTGTACTCGGCGCATAACCTGGGCTTGCTGACTCACGTCTATGCCGGCTTGCGTGCGCACAAACTGTTCAATCGCAACGTCGAATACATCGTGCAGGACGGCCAGGTGGTGCTGGTCGACGAACACACCGGCCGTACCATGCCGGGTCGCCGTTTGTCCGAAGGCCTGCACCAGGCCATCGAAGCCAAGGAAAACCTGAACATCCAGGCCGAGAGCCAGACCTTGGCGTCGACCACGTTCCAGAACTACTTCCGTCTGTACAACAAGCTGTCCGGCATGACCGGTACCGCGGACACCGAAGCGTTCGAATTCCATCAGATCTATGGCCTGCAGGTCATGGTGATCCCGCCGAACAAGCCGTTGGCGCGTAAAGACTACAACGACCTGGTGTTCCTGACCGCCGATGAGAAATACGCGGCGATCATCAACGACATCAAGGAATGCATGACCCAGGGCCGTCCGGTGCTGGTGGGTACCGCCACCATCGAAACGTCCGAGCACATGTCCGGCCTGCTCCAGAAGGAAGGCATCGAACACAAGGTTCTGAACGCCAAGTTCCACGAAAAAGAAGCCGAAATCATCGCTCAGGCCGGTCGCCCGGGCGCACTGACCATCGCCACCAACATGGCTGGTCGTGGTACCGACATCCTGTTGGGCGGTAACTGGGAAGTGGAAGTCGCGACCCTGGAAAACCCGACCCCTGAGCAGATTGCCCAGATCAAGGCCGACTGGCAGAAACGTCACCAGCAAGTGCTGGAGTCGGGCGGTTTGCAGGTGATCGCTTCCGAGCGTCACGAATCGCGCCGTATCGACAACCAGTTGCGTGGTCGTGCCGGTCGTCAGGGCGACGCCGGCTCCAGCCGTTTCTACCTGTCGCTGGAAGACAGCCTGATGCGCATCTTCGCCTCTGACCGGGTGAAGAACTTCATGAAGGCGCTGGGCATGCAGTCCGGTGAAGCGATCGAGCATCGCATGGTGACCAACGCCATCGAGAAGGCTCAGCGCAAGGTTGAAGGCCGCAACTTCGACATCCGTAAACAACTGCTCGAGTTCGACGACGTCAACAACGAACAACGTAAAGTGATCTATCACATGCGTAACAGTTTGTTGGCCGCCGACAACATCGGTGAAACCATCGCCGATTTCCGTCAGGACGTGCTCAACGCAACCGTCAGTGCACACATTCCACCGCAATCGCTGCCTGAGCAGTGGGACGTGGCCGGTCTGGAAGCGGCGTTGCAGAGCGACTTCGGTGTGGCGCTGCCGATCCAGCAATGGCTCGACGAAGACGACCACCTGTACGAAGAGACCCTGCGCGAGAAGCTGCTCAACGAACTGATCGCGGCGTACAACGAGAAAGAAGACCAGGCCGGTGCCGAAGCACTGCGCTCCTTCGAGAAGCAAATCGTGCTGCGCGTGCTCGACGACCTGTGGAAAGACCACCTGTCGACCATGGATCACCTGCGCCACGGCATCCACTTGCGTGGTTATGCGCAGAAGAACCCGAAGCAGGAATACAAGCGCGAGTCCTTCACCTTGTTCTCCGAGCTGCTGGATTCGATCAAGCGCGACTCGATCCGTGTGCTGTCGCACGTTCAGGTTCGCCGCGAAGATCCGATCGAAGAAGAGGCACGTCTGCGTCAGGAAGCCGAGGCGCTGGCTGCGCGCATGCAGTTCCAGCACGACGAAGCGCCTGGCCTTGAGCAGCCGGAAGTGTTGGGTGAAGAGGTCGATGTCGCCCTCGCCACCGCACCGGTACGCAACGAGCAGAAACTGGGCCGCAACGAGCTGTGCTACTGCGGTTCGGGCAAGAAGTTCAAGCATTGCCACGGGCAGATCCAGTAA
- the argJ gene encoding bifunctional glutamate N-acetyltransferase/amino-acid acetyltransferase ArgJ has protein sequence MAVGLGPLPTLHPVAGFELGIASAGIKRPGRKDVVVMRCAEGSTVAGVFTLNAFCAAPVILAKQRVQGPVRYLLTNTGNANAGTGEPGLAAAERTCAKLAELTGVDASLVLPYSTGVIGEPLPVEKIEGALQAALDDLSENNWEAAATGIMTTDTLPKGASRQFQHDGVTITVTGISKGAGMIRPNMATMLGYIATDAKVSREVLQNLLLDGANKSFNRITIDGDTSTNDCCMLIATGQAALPEITSASGELFAKLKQAVFEVCMDVAQAIVRDGEGATKFVTVEVNGGGNHQECLDVGYTVAHSPLIKTALFASDPNWGRILAAVGRAGVPNLDVSKIDVFLGEVCIASRGARSATYTEAQGAAVMQQEEITIRIELGRGDCSETIWTTDLSHEYVKINAEYRT, from the coding sequence ATGGCTGTTGGTCTTGGTCCTTTGCCAACGTTGCACCCGGTTGCCGGTTTTGAACTCGGTATCGCCTCGGCCGGTATCAAGCGCCCGGGGCGCAAGGATGTCGTGGTCATGCGCTGTGCCGAAGGTTCCACGGTGGCGGGCGTGTTCACCCTGAACGCTTTTTGCGCAGCTCCGGTGATCCTGGCCAAGCAACGCGTGCAAGGCCCGGTGCGTTACCTGCTGACCAACACCGGCAATGCCAACGCCGGCACCGGCGAACCAGGCCTGGCGGCCGCCGAGCGCACCTGCGCCAAACTGGCTGAATTGACCGGCGTCGATGCCAGCCTGGTGCTGCCGTACTCCACCGGTGTGATCGGCGAGCCGCTGCCGGTCGAGAAAATCGAAGGTGCGTTGCAGGCCGCTCTCGATGACCTGTCGGAGAACAACTGGGAAGCGGCCGCTACCGGCATCATGACCACCGACACCCTGCCCAAGGGCGCCAGCCGTCAGTTCCAGCATGACGGCGTGACCATCACCGTCACCGGCATCAGCAAAGGCGCGGGGATGATCCGCCCGAACATGGCAACCATGCTCGGCTATATCGCCACCGACGCCAAAGTCTCCCGCGAGGTGCTGCAAAACCTGCTGCTGGACGGCGCCAACAAGTCGTTCAACCGCATCACCATCGACGGCGACACCTCGACCAACGACTGCTGCATGCTGATCGCCACCGGTCAGGCTGCACTGCCGGAAATCACTTCCGCGAGTGGTGAACTGTTCGCCAAACTGAAGCAGGCCGTGTTCGAAGTGTGCATGGACGTGGCCCAGGCCATCGTGCGCGACGGCGAAGGCGCGACCAAGTTCGTTACCGTGGAAGTCAACGGTGGCGGCAATCACCAGGAATGCCTGGACGTTGGTTACACCGTGGCCCACTCGCCGCTGATCAAGACCGCGTTGTTCGCCTCCGACCCGAACTGGGGTCGCATCCTGGCTGCCGTGGGCCGTGCGGGCGTGCCGAACCTGGACGTGAGCAAGATCGACGTGTTCCTTGGCGAGGTGTGCATCGCCAGCCGTGGCGCTCGCTCTGCCACCTACACCGAAGCCCAGGGCGCGGCGGTGATGCAGCAGGAAGAGATCACCATCCGTATCGAACTGGGTCGCGGCGATTGCAGCGAAACCATCTGGACCACCGACTTGTCCCACGAGTACGTGAAGATCAACGCTGAGTACCGTACGTAA
- a CDS encoding glutathione S-transferase family protein gives MSLHLIIGDKLYSSWSLRAALALDLTGASYTEELIKLNQPDTRERVLKHSPTGKVPLLKSEHGTIADSLAIAEYLAEQFPDAGLWPKDTAARAQARSACAQMHSGFFAMRGNMPFDLSHNAPLSPTPPEVQAEIEHMLALWAECRATATETGPFLFGGATLADAFFAPVAVRLRTYQVNLSEVDAAYVETLYQWPAFKAWRKAGLEEIER, from the coding sequence ATGAGCCTCCACCTGATCATCGGCGACAAACTGTATTCCTCCTGGTCCCTGCGCGCGGCACTGGCCCTCGACCTGACTGGCGCGTCCTACACCGAAGAACTGATCAAGCTGAACCAGCCAGACACTCGCGAGCGCGTGCTCAAGCATTCGCCGACCGGTAAAGTCCCGCTGCTGAAATCCGAACACGGCACCATCGCCGATTCGCTGGCGATTGCCGAATATCTTGCCGAACAATTTCCCGATGCCGGCCTCTGGCCCAAAGACACTGCCGCCCGTGCCCAAGCGCGTTCGGCGTGCGCGCAGATGCACAGCGGTTTCTTTGCCATGCGCGGCAACATGCCGTTCGACCTGAGCCACAATGCGCCGCTGTCGCCGACCCCACCTGAGGTTCAGGCTGAAATCGAACACATGCTGGCGTTGTGGGCTGAATGTCGCGCCACCGCGACTGAAACCGGCCCATTCCTGTTTGGCGGCGCGACCCTGGCCGATGCGTTTTTCGCACCGGTCGCCGTGCGCCTGCGTACCTATCAGGTGAATCTGTCCGAGGTCGACGCAGCCTATGTCGAAACCCTCTACCAATGGCCAGCTTTCAAGGCCTGGCGGAAGGCGGGTCTGGAGGAAATAGAGCGGTGA
- a CDS encoding Nudix family hydrolase, with translation MKRVHVAAAVIRDGRGKILIARRADTQHQGGLWEFPGGKVEDHESVESALARELHEELGIVVRTARPLIKVRHDYPDKQVLLDVWEVSAFTGEPHGAEGQPLAWVTERELVDYEFPAANQPIVAAARLPGEYLITPDGLETPALLRGIQKAIAGGIRLIQLRAPNGYDPQYRDLAVDAAGLCAGKAQLMIKGPFEWLGDFPSAGWHITAAQLRKYAAAGRPLPASRWLAASCHNAEELALAEQMGVDFVTLSPVQPTQTHPDALPLGWEQASTLIEGFSKPVFLLGGVGPAERQQAWEAGAQGVAGIRAFWPEA, from the coding sequence GTGAAACGAGTACATGTAGCAGCCGCGGTTATCCGCGATGGCAGAGGCAAGATCCTCATCGCCCGCCGTGCCGACACTCAGCATCAGGGCGGCTTGTGGGAGTTCCCCGGTGGCAAGGTCGAGGATCACGAATCCGTCGAAAGCGCCCTGGCCCGCGAGCTTCACGAAGAGCTGGGCATTGTGGTCCGTACGGCGCGCCCACTGATCAAAGTCCGCCACGATTACCCGGACAAGCAGGTGTTGCTGGATGTCTGGGAAGTTTCGGCGTTTACCGGTGAACCCCATGGCGCCGAAGGTCAGCCTTTGGCCTGGGTGACCGAGCGGGAACTGGTGGATTACGAGTTCCCGGCCGCCAATCAGCCGATCGTCGCCGCTGCACGCTTGCCCGGCGAATACCTGATCACCCCGGATGGCCTGGAAACCCCGGCCTTGTTGCGCGGTATCCAGAAAGCCATCGCTGGCGGCATCAGGCTGATTCAGTTGCGTGCGCCCAACGGCTACGACCCGCAATACCGCGATCTGGCGGTGGACGCGGCGGGGCTGTGTGCCGGCAAGGCACAGTTGATGATCAAGGGGCCGTTTGAATGGCTGGGGGACTTCCCGTCCGCCGGTTGGCACATTACTGCGGCGCAGCTGCGCAAATACGCGGCGGCCGGGCGACCGCTACCGGCGTCGCGCTGGTTGGCGGCGTCTTGTCACAACGCTGAAGAACTGGCACTGGCCGAGCAGATGGGCGTGGACTTTGTGACCCTGTCGCCGGTGCAACCGACCCAGACTCACCCGGATGCGCTGCCATTGGGTTGGGAGCAGGCTTCGACTTTGATCGAGGGCTTCAGCAAGCCGGTGTTTTTGCTTGGCGGGGTTGGCCCGGCGGAGCGGCAGCAAGCCTGGGAGGCGGGGGCGCAGGGTGTGGCGGGGATTCGGGCGTTTTGGCCTGAGGCTTGA
- a CDS encoding cob(I)yrinic acid a,c-diamide adenosyltransferase, with translation MGFRLSKIYTRTGDKGETGLGDGRRVPKDHPRIEAIGEVDTLNSQVGVLLAGLAAESGTYPGLNEVIEVLAPCQHRLFDLGGELAMPVYQALNTAEIERLETAIDVWNEELGPLENFILPGGSALIAQAHVCRCLARSAERRCQQLNAIEPLAGVGLAYINRLSDLLFVAARLIAKRQGIAEILWQAAAKPQV, from the coding sequence ATGGGCTTTCGCTTGTCGAAGATTTACACCCGCACTGGCGACAAAGGCGAAACAGGGCTCGGCGATGGCCGCCGGGTACCCAAGGACCATCCGCGAATCGAGGCCATTGGCGAAGTCGATACGCTGAACAGCCAGGTGGGTGTGCTGTTGGCCGGGTTGGCAGCGGAAAGCGGCACGTATCCTGGATTGAACGAGGTGATTGAGGTTTTGGCGCCCTGCCAGCATCGGTTGTTCGACCTCGGTGGCGAACTGGCGATGCCGGTGTATCAGGCACTGAATACGGCAGAAATCGAACGACTGGAAACGGCGATCGATGTGTGGAATGAAGAGTTGGGCCCCCTGGAGAATTTCATCCTGCCCGGCGGTTCGGCACTGATTGCCCAGGCCCACGTATGCCGCTGTCTGGCGCGCAGTGCCGAGCGGCGCTGTCAGCAGTTGAATGCGATCGAGCCGCTGGCCGGGGTTGGCCTGGCGTATATCAATCGGTTGTCGGATTTGTTGTTTGTGGCGGCAAGGTTGATTGCCAAGCGTCAGGGGATTGCCGAGATTCTTTGGCAGGCGGCGGCGAAACCCCAAGTTTAG
- a CDS encoding ATP-binding protein → MPLRQRLENLPVGQKLLAALLVLLTTVLLVANLTFISAAYYISQESMAPQALQTIGRLVSNPSLVSDALKSPQNAERLLNELNSYTPLRAAALYDGKGVRLAQLQQGDKLSLPEHFRHLDAWQATEFRSNQVITLPRPGTEPGHLLLVASSELPMAFYTGTLTASLGILIFSVLLWLVIARQIKRLITRPIHQLEELSRQVTREENYALRASRGNHDEIGSLAEAFNTMLSRIEAREQQLKRARDDSQAAYDQAQGLAEETRHTNRKLELEVQVRSKIEKKLTGFQNYLNSIIDSMPSALIALDEQLYVTQWNQEASALSGTRLDEALNQPIFLAFEPLKPFLPQLKQTVEQHTVAKIERVTWLKDDEPKHYALTFYPLMGGAGRGVVIRIDDITQRLSLEEMMVQSEKMLSVGGLAAGMAHEINNPLGAILHNVQNIRRRLSADLPKNLEQAEHLGIELETVNKYLQAREVPQLLDGIQQAGARAAKIVTHMLSFSRRSNRQMAPCDLPALIDQAVEIAGNDFDLAIGFDFKGQAIIRQFDPALGPVPGTANELEQVLLNLLKNAAQAIHQRADDREPGRIILRTKLNPPWAEIQVEDNGIGMSENVRKRTFEPFFTTKEIGQGTGLGLSVSYFIITNNHKGQMEVQSTLGQGTCFTLRLPLSGAPVVSQELNQLSR, encoded by the coding sequence ATGCCATTGCGCCAGCGCCTTGAAAACCTTCCAGTCGGCCAGAAGCTGCTGGCCGCCCTGCTGGTGCTGTTGACCACCGTTTTGCTGGTCGCCAACCTGACCTTTATCAGCGCCGCCTATTACATCTCCCAGGAAAGCATGGCGCCCCAGGCCTTGCAGACCATCGGCCGACTGGTGTCCAACCCGAGCCTGGTGTCTGACGCCCTGAAGTCGCCGCAAAACGCCGAACGCCTGCTCAACGAACTCAACAGCTATACACCGTTGCGTGCGGCAGCACTCTATGACGGCAAAGGTGTGCGTCTGGCGCAGCTGCAGCAGGGAGACAAGCTGAGCCTGCCGGAGCACTTCCGGCACCTCGACGCCTGGCAAGCCACGGAGTTTCGCAGCAATCAAGTAATCACCCTGCCCCGCCCCGGCACCGAGCCCGGCCACCTGCTGCTGGTGGCCAGCAGCGAATTGCCGATGGCGTTCTACACCGGGACCCTGACCGCCAGCCTGGGGATTCTGATCTTCAGCGTGCTGTTGTGGCTGGTGATCGCCCGGCAGATCAAACGCCTGATTACCCGCCCCATCCATCAGCTCGAAGAGTTGTCCCGGCAAGTGACCCGGGAAGAGAACTACGCCCTGCGCGCCTCTCGCGGCAACCACGACGAAATCGGCAGCCTCGCCGAAGCGTTCAATACCATGCTCTCGCGCATCGAGGCCCGGGAACAGCAGCTCAAGCGCGCCCGTGACGATTCCCAGGCGGCCTACGACCAGGCCCAGGGTTTGGCCGAAGAAACCCGCCACACCAACCGCAAGCTGGAACTGGAAGTTCAGGTACGCAGCAAGATCGAGAAAAAACTCACCGGTTTCCAGAACTACCTCAACAGCATCATCGACTCCATGCCCTCGGCACTGATCGCCCTGGACGAGCAGCTCTACGTGACCCAATGGAATCAGGAGGCCAGCGCCCTGTCCGGCACGCGCCTGGACGAAGCCTTGAACCAGCCGATCTTCCTCGCCTTCGAACCGCTCAAACCGTTCCTGCCGCAGCTCAAGCAAACCGTCGAGCAGCACACAGTGGCCAAGATCGAACGCGTCACCTGGCTCAAGGATGATGAACCCAAGCATTACGCCCTGACGTTCTATCCATTGATGGGGGGTGCCGGGCGCGGCGTGGTGATCCGGATCGACGACATCACCCAGCGTCTGTCCCTGGAAGAAATGATGGTGCAGTCGGAAAAAATGCTCTCGGTCGGTGGCCTCGCCGCCGGCATGGCCCACGAGATCAACAATCCGCTGGGCGCAATCCTGCATAACGTGCAGAACATTCGCCGGCGCCTGTCAGCCGATCTGCCGAAAAACCTCGAACAGGCCGAGCACCTCGGCATCGAACTGGAAACGGTCAATAAGTACCTGCAAGCACGTGAAGTGCCGCAGCTGCTTGACGGCATTCAGCAGGCGGGCGCCCGGGCAGCGAAGATCGTGACGCACATGCTCAGCTTCAGCCGCCGCAGTAACCGGCAAATGGCCCCGTGCGATTTACCGGCGCTGATCGATCAAGCGGTGGAAATCGCCGGTAACGACTTCGACCTGGCCATCGGCTTCGACTTCAAGGGCCAGGCGATCATTCGGCAGTTCGATCCGGCGCTGGGCCCGGTGCCCGGCACCGCCAACGAACTGGAACAGGTGCTGCTCAACCTGCTGAAAAACGCCGCGCAAGCCATTCACCAGCGTGCAGACGACCGCGAACCGGGGCGGATCATTCTGCGTACAAAGCTGAATCCGCCGTGGGCGGAAATTCAGGTCGAGGACAACGGCATCGGCATGAGCGAGAACGTGCGCAAACGCACGTTCGAGCCGTTCTTCACCACCAAGGAAATCGGTCAGGGCACCGGCCTTGGGCTCTCGGTCTCGTATTTCATCATCACCAACAACCACAAGGGCCAGATGGAAGTGCAATCGACACTGGGCCAAGGCACTTGCTTCACCTTGCGCCTGCCGTTGTCGGGCGCTCCGGTGGTCTCTCAAGAACTCAATCAGCTGTCGAGGTAA
- a CDS encoding putative 2-dehydropantoate 2-reductase, whose translation MSTPWHILGAGSLGTLWATRLARASVPVRLIVRDAARLQAYQAAGGLTLVEHGEAQVYPVPGETADSDGPISRLLVACKAYDAVTAVARLAHRLTPDAELILLQNGLGSQDAVATQVPHARCIFASSTEGAFRDGDWRVVFAGHGYTWLGDAGHPVAPFWLEDLSDAGIPHEWSTDILTRLWRKLALNCAINPLTVLHECRNGGLQQHHCEVATLCAELTELLERCGQPAAAENLQEEVERVIKATAANFSSMYQDVANQRRTEISYLLGHACKVASRHRLNLPHLKQLQQRLIAHLHSLGLPSD comes from the coding sequence ATGTCCACCCCTTGGCATATTCTGGGCGCCGGTAGTCTCGGCACGTTGTGGGCCACCCGTCTGGCACGGGCCTCAGTGCCAGTCAGGCTGATCGTGCGGGACGCGGCACGCTTGCAGGCCTATCAGGCGGCGGGCGGGCTGACGCTGGTGGAACACGGCGAAGCGCAAGTGTACCCGGTGCCCGGCGAAACAGCCGACAGCGACGGGCCGATCAGCCGTCTGCTGGTGGCCTGCAAAGCCTACGACGCCGTCACAGCCGTGGCCCGGCTCGCCCACCGCCTGACACCCGACGCCGAACTGATCCTGTTGCAAAACGGCCTCGGCAGTCAGGATGCCGTCGCCACGCAAGTCCCGCATGCCCGCTGCATCTTCGCCTCCAGTACCGAAGGCGCGTTTCGCGATGGCGACTGGCGCGTGGTGTTTGCCGGTCATGGTTACACTTGGCTGGGAGACGCTGGCCATCCGGTGGCACCCTTCTGGCTGGAGGACTTGAGCGACGCCGGCATTCCCCATGAGTGGAGCACCGACATCCTCACCAGGCTGTGGCGAAAACTGGCGCTCAATTGTGCGATCAACCCCCTGACCGTGCTACACGAGTGCCGCAACGGCGGTTTGCAGCAACATCATTGCGAAGTCGCCACCCTGTGCGCCGAGCTCACCGAACTGCTGGAGCGCTGCGGTCAGCCGGCAGCGGCGGAGAACCTTCAGGAGGAAGTCGAACGGGTGATCAAGGCCACCGCGGCCAATTTCTCCTCGATGTACCAGGACGTCGCGAATCAGCGCCGCACCGAAATCAGCTACCTGTTGGGCCATGCCTGCAAAGTCGCGTCGCGGCATCGGTTGAACCTGCCACACCTCAAGCAATTGCAACAGCGCTTGATCGCCCATCTGCACAGCCTTGGATTGCCCAGCGACTGA
- a CDS encoding YajQ family cyclic di-GMP-binding protein — protein sequence MPSFDVVSELDKHEVTNAVENAVKELDRRYDLKGKGSFEFKEKDLTVNLTAEADFQLEAMIEILKLALVKRKIDVQCLEVKDAFASGKLMKQEAVLKEGIDKELAKKIVAHVKDAKLKVQAAIQGEQVRITGKKRDDLQEAIAALRAKEFGMPLQFNNFRD from the coding sequence ATGCCGTCGTTCGACGTGGTATCCGAACTGGACAAACACGAAGTCACCAACGCGGTCGAGAACGCCGTCAAGGAACTCGATCGTCGTTATGACCTGAAAGGCAAGGGCAGCTTCGAGTTCAAGGAAAAGGACCTGACCGTCAACCTGACCGCGGAAGCCGATTTCCAGCTCGAAGCGATGATCGAGATCCTCAAGCTGGCCCTGGTCAAGCGCAAGATCGACGTGCAGTGCCTTGAAGTCAAGGATGCCTTTGCGTCGGGCAAGCTGATGAAGCAGGAAGCGGTCCTCAAGGAAGGCATCGACAAAGAGCTGGCGAAGAAAATCGTCGCTCACGTCAAAGACGCCAAGCTCAAGGTCCAGGCCGCCATCCAGGGCGAGCAGGTTCGCATCACCGGCAAGAAGCGTGACGATTTGCAGGAAGCCATCGCCGCCCTGCGCGCCAAGGAATTCGGCATGCCGCTGCAGTTCAATAACTTCCGCGACTGA